The sequence ATCTGCAATCCCTTGCGATATCCAGCCATCATGAACCGTTACTTATGCATCACGCTGGTTGTGTTTTGTTGGGTTGGCAGTTTTCTCCTGATCATTGGTCCATCAGTGCTTTTCCTACAGTTTCCAATATGCAAGTCCAACGTCCTTGACCACTTCTTCTGTGACAATACACCGTTGATCAAACTCATTTGTGGGGACACATCACTTTTGGAATTCTTTGGGTTCATCActgctgtgctttctgtgctgggAAGCTTGACAATTACAGTAATGTCATATGTCAAGATAATCCAAACCATCTTACATTTCCCCACTGCCACAGGGAGACAGAAGGCCTTTTCCACTTGTGCCTCTCACTTCATTGTGGTGTCCATCACCTACGGGAGCTGCATCTTCCTTTATATCAAACCAACACAGAGCAGCAAAGTGGAGTTTGGCAAAATGGTGGCCGTCCTCAATACTGTTGTGTCCCCTTTGCTCAACCCTTTCATCTACAGCTTGAGGAACAAACAGGTTCAGGAGGCCTTGAGAAATTTGTTTGGGCAACTCAAAACCATTGCTAAGGGACCAGGGACCATCTGAAAAGGAACTGTGAAAAGAGATCATCTGAAAAGAGACTGTGAAAGGAAATGGGCATTGTATTATTCTTCAGAAGTATTCACCTTTGCAGAAGCTCTGCCTAGAAAAATTAGTGTTACACTCCATCTTGAAACATCATCATTACCAgttcttttttctgggggaacacAAGGTTACGCATAACCCTAATCATTTTGTgaatgtttgtacagtggtacctcgggttacatatgcttcaggttacatacgcttcaggttacagactccgctaacccagaaatattacctcaggttaaggactttgcttcaggatgagaacagaaattgtgcagcagtggcgcagcggcagcaggagaccccataagctaaagtggtgcttcaggttaagaacagtttcaggttaagaacagatctccagaacaaattaagtacttaacctgaggtaccactgtgcttttgtccatttgctgtatttatttttcccaatttgaactataaaatggtgattttcttgagtcaaaacaaGAGTACCCCTTAACCATTTTTAGGAACAAAAAAACCATTGATCATTACTATTATTGTTCTTTAATTCTGTTAGATAAATGTATTATTTAGTTTAATTTCATTAAACAGACAAACATATCCATATACTGCATACTGTTCTGGAAGATGTATTATATATTATCTTATATAGCACAAGTTCTACTTTGAATTAGGCTTTGCCAACATCCTATAGTTGAGATGGTTTTTCATGCAATTCCATAATTTGAGATTGAGGAAAGTAACACCTGCCAATGCCAAATGATATGCTTGTTCCCTGCCACCAACCCCAAAGCTGATGGTTTTGAACATAGCTCTTCTCATTTGCAAATTTGGTAAGGAAACAGGTGTTGTGAAAGCCACCCATCATGAGTTGGTTCTTGCTCTGGACTTCCTTAATTGAACAAGGATTTAGATTATTTGGCCTAAAAGGTATAAAGAGAGGTTTTGCAAACCAAGGaaggttttctttttcccctttttcctttttaaaaactttttgttACAGCTTTTGACATGCCACAAGAAGTATCACGGGCCTATTTGAGTTGGTTCACACTTAtccctcctctctttcttttgAACTACACCAGTTTATTTGTCCTTTATTAAATAAATGTCTGCAGTCAAAAAGCACCTTTCAAAGCATCTTTAACTTGCCTGTTCCTCAGGCTGTACACAAGGGGCGTCATAAGAGGACACAACACATAGTTAAGAAGTGACACTACTTTGTTGAAATTATGCCTATCACCCTGATCTGGTATGATGTGCATAGAGATGCAGCTTCCATAGGCGACAGTGGCAACAGTGATGTGGGAAgcacaggtggaaaaggccttctgcctcCCTGCAGCACTTGGGATGTGGAGAACAGTTGAGATTATATTCATATAGGACACAACAGTGATAGGTAAAGTCCTGCACTTTAGAACTGACCACTTCACCCCTGTCTACATGCTGGTCTATGAGAAGGAGATCTGGTATTCATTCAGTTGTTTTCTGATTTCCTGGTATCAACCAAGGTTACTAGaggtcaacatcatcatcattattatttttaaaaaaagtttaagaagTTTGTTCCTAGCAATCATTCCCTACAGAATTAATTACCCTAAAGTGAGAGGCAAGTTTTGATCCTTGGAGGCATCTCAACTTAGATGGTTTAATTTTTAAGAAGTTAATAAGTAGACTGGAGCTTGGGAACTAATCAGCtgtttaaaaaagttttgaagtTAATTATCTGACAAGTTTCTAGCAATGCTCTATGAAAAGGCCTATGAAAACTAGATTTTTAAAAGTCCTGTGTAAAAGTGTAATTAAACATCAGTGTAAAAGGacatactgtatatttaaaatcAACATGCTTTTGAAAAAGTTCCTCCTTCTGACAGGTAGAATGACATGATTAGAGTTGAGGTGAAACTACTCATGGCATTTCACAACCACTTCCAGCTCTGTCAAAATCACTCTTATGGCAACTTTTTCTGTgcacaaaaaatagtaaaaaaaaaaaatttgtttaaaTTCCCACACTTGCCCACACCCTCAGTTCCTCACAATTGCCCTCAGTTATGCCAACCAGTCAAATCTGGGTGGCTGTAAGTGACTCTGATCTGCTAGAATCAACTAAGGTTGCTGGAGGTCAGAAATTATTCTGTCACAGTTTAATAAATTTGTTCCTTGAATTCATTCCCTAGAGAATTAATTACCACCCAGAAAATGAATAAGAAGCACACCTTGATTCATAGGGGTATTTCAGCATagatactactactattattattaagaaattaTGAGTAGACTTGGCGCTtaagaaaatatataataaagtTTAAATGTTATTATATAGCAAAGTTTCCTGCAGTACTTTTAGATAGTCTATGAATACTGGGATGGGTGGTTTTTTAACAAACTAAGTCCCCTAACTTAAACATCAATGTAAAATGATATACCTTTTAAATCAGCACTCCTTTGCAAAACTGTTGTCATTTGTATTCATTTCTGAAAAAAAGCAGCTCTCTTTAGAAATGAACAAACACTTTCCACTTTGACAAAATCACTTTTATGACAACCTTTTCAGTATTCTGGAgaaaagtaaaattaaaatgaaacacCGCTTGTCTGCACCCTCAGTTCCCTACTTTTGCTCTCAGTGATACCAGCTGGCCATATCTGGGTGAGAGCACATTTAGATACTTATAAAGTACTTTTGGAAAGCATTCAAGGaatgagaggagaggagagatgggCTACAAGGAATGGTTAGCATCCATTGATGGCGGTCAGGCCACTGCAAGCATGAAGAACTGGCAAACAGCTATTTCAGGAGACTGAAACACTCACCATAAAACTGCCAGTTTGAAAGTTGAACAACACTTTTGGGATggcagcagtggtgtgtccaaTTTCCAAGATGGCACAATTCCGAAGGCATTGGCAGAATACCTGTGAATGtcatttggtttattttatttttgctttaatgGCTATCCCACTTGTCCTCCAACCAAGATGCCATATGCAAGCATGAAGAACTGGCAAACAGCTATTTCAGGAGACTGAAACACTCACCATAAAACTGTAAACTCCACTGTAAGGGAGTGTACAactcatttaaataaataaaatgtctgcaaagcatttctttgggaggaaggtgtGTGGAAAATGGACCCATTTTAATCACTGCAGACTGTCACTTAAACAGGCAAAGGAGAGGGGTGATGTCTATAGACAGAGCAAGGgtagctaacctgtggtcctACCAAAGTTAACCACCACTGATGTACAGAGATCGAAAGATACATTTTTGCCATCTTCTAAAAGGGTCCTTGGGCAAAATATATAACCACTCTTTCTAgttgttttcttgctttcctcaacATGCTGACAGGTCTAGTgtgtatgttatatatatatatatatataacaattgGGGGCTTCCAGCACTTGGCCAACTGCCAACTGTGGGGTGCAGTGGAATGtggctgagtggtagagcatctgatttgcacacagaaagtcctgggttcaagtGATACCAACTTCAGATAGGCCTGGGAAAGAGTGGAATAATCATCAGCTCCTAACCTggagattgaatttgggaccctcTGAGTCTGGCAGtggctgctgggagctgtggtccaaacatGTGGAGAGCATGGGTTGGAGAAGGCTAATCTGTGCAAATTAAAACAA comes from Podarcis raffonei isolate rPodRaf1 chromosome 13, rPodRaf1.pri, whole genome shotgun sequence and encodes:
- the LOC128399106 gene encoding olfactory receptor 49-like — translated: MKYNQTTVSEFILLGFTDIRKLQLLLFATLLFSYLLAILGNAVIITVAQIDHRLHTPMYFFLQNFSFLEIGFTTAIIPQTLVHLSTGNKNITYIGCMIQSFLYFQLGTTEFFLLAVMSYDRYVAICNPLRYPAIMNRYLCITLVVFCWVGSFLLIIGPSVLFLQFPICKSNVLDHFFCDNTPLIKLICGDTSLLEFFGFITAVLSVLGSLTITVMSYVKIIQTILHFPTATGRQKAFSTCASHFIVVSITYGSCIFLYIKPTQSSKVEFGKMVAVLNTVVSPLLNPFIYSLRNKQVQEALRNLFGQLKTIAKGPGTI